GGAGCCTCCGGTTGAAAGGTTCGCAGAATCTTTCAACCCGAGCGGATGCGAGTAGGAGTGATACGGACTCCGATTGAATGGCTTACAAAGCGGTTCAATCCGAGCGGATGCGAGTAGGAGAGAAGCGGGTTCCGGACGTGGAGTCGGCAATCCGGTGAAGTTCCGGATTGTCGGCGAAATAAACGGAATCCGTTTCAGTCAGGAAGGCTGCGCATGATCGTGTCAGATCGGTATTCGGTGATCCAGGGGTCCAGGCTCCCCTCGCAGAAGTCGTCCAGGCGGGACACGTTCTGCGGGACGTTCACGGTCCAGCGGGGTTCGCGTGACAGGGTCACGAGGTCGGCGGTGTGACCCACCGCGCCCGGCCAGCCCAGCCCTTCGCTGCGGGGGCTGACTGGGCGGCCGGGGTAGCTGGACTGGTCTGGGAACGACGTTGCAGGGGAGCGGAACGAGGTGGACGCAGCGCTCCGAGAGTCCCGCGTCTGGAGTCCCACCAACCCGGTCTCGTCACCCACCTGGCCCTCCTCCGCTGGTGAACGCTGCTTCCGACGGGATGGGTGACCTGAAGAACTGACGGAACGCCCCGCGTCCGTTCTCAGGTCAGGAGGCGTTGCAGGAACCACACGCCGCCTGTCGCGGTGATCGCGGTGGCGGTCACGCGCAGGGACGTGCGGGTGATGTGCGGCCCGGCGCGGCGCAGCAGGTGCAGTGCGGCGGCGGCGACCAGCAGGATGCACAGTTGTCCGACTTCCACGCCGACGTTGAACGCCGCGAGGGACCACGTGGCGGCGTCTGCGGGGAGGGTCTGTTCACGCAGGACGCTGGCGAAGCCGAAGCCGTGGATCAGTCCGAACGCGAAGGCCAGAGCGGCGCGCGGGTCGCGGGTGGGGGCAACCCTGGGGGAAGTGCGGCGCAGGACGCGCAGGTCATGCAGGCCGACCACCACGATGCTCAGCGCGATGACACTCTCGACCAGGCGGTCCGGGAGTTGCACGGCGTTCAGGGTGGCGAGGGCCAGGGTGACGCTGTGCGCGGCCGTGAACGCCGTGACGATCTTCACCTGCGTGCGGGTCCGGCCGCCGAGCAGGACCAGTGCCAGCACGAACAGGATGTGGTCCGGCCCGATGAAGATGTGATGCACCCCCTCGCGGATGAACGTCAGCACGACCTGCGCGGTGGACTGGCGCGGTCCTTCCAGCGTGGCGGTCGTCTGATCGTGGTCCAGGGCGTACTGCCCGGCGAGCGTCTGCGCGCGGTATAGGTTCAGGAACGTCTTGTGCAGCGTGTCGTCCGGGAAGAGGTCGGTCTGCACGGTGACGGTGCCGGTCGCGGCGGGGGCGGTCAGGGTGACCGTGACGTTCTCCCCGGCGGCCCGGGCGGCCGTGACGGTCAGGGGCAGGTCGCCCGGCGCGGCCCGGACGTGCAGGCGCGCGGTGACGAGTCGCGTGAGGGCCTGCGTGACCGGCTGCGGGAGGGGCGTCGCCTGGAGGCTGGCGTCGGTCGTTCCGGCGGGCAGTGCCGCCGGGTCGTGCGTGAGGGCGGCGCGGGGCAGCGTGACGGTCAGCCGCGTGGCGTCTGCGTTCAGGTGCACGTCCACCTGACTGAACGTGAGGCTGTGCGCGCCCGCCACGCCGATCAGGGCCAGCAGGACCACCAGCAGGGAGCGCAGGACGCGCCTCACGTCCGCCCGGTGGTGAACTGCACGGTCAGGCGGGTCAGGTCGGCGCTGCGGGTCTGCGCGGTCACCCGGTCGGTCAGGGTCCCGCCGGGTTTCAGGAAGATGTTCGCGATCCGCTGCGTCTTCGCGGGTCGGTACGCGTTCGTGTACGTCAGGGCGTGCGTCCCGGCCCGCTGCGTCCTGGGAGCCACGGCGAAGATCTTGAGGGTGTCGCCGCCGACCTTCAGGTTCGCCAGGGGCGGCACCTGCACGTCCCGCAGTGTCCAGCGGGCGCGGGTGCCGTCCAGCGTGAGGGTCTGCGCGGCCAGCACCCGCGTGGCGTACGCGCGGGCCTCGGCGGCCGTGACCCGCCCGTCGTGGTCGGCGTCCAGGCTGCCCGTGACGCTGGCGGCGACGGCGCTGCCAGGCGTGATGTCCAGCTCCAGTTCCACCGCCGTGGGCGTCAGGGTCAGGTACGCGCCCTGCACCACCTCATCCACCGGGTGGGCCCGGGCGACGCCCAGCAGGGCCAGCAGCAGGAGTGCGGGGCGAATCCTCACGTTATTTCGTCCAGGCCGCGCCGTAATCGTTGCTGGGATCGCGGTACATGTTGTGGAGGTGGTTGGTGGCGTCCCCACCCATGCTCTGCGGGGAGAACTCGATGATCGCGGTGGGGGCCGTCACGCGGTAGTACGCGGCCGAGCCGTTCGTGGGGCCGTACCACGCGAACGTCGTCTGCGCGAGGTTCCGGCGGATCTCGGTCATCTTCGCGTTCAGGTCATCGGCGTTCAGGATGCCCAGCCGGTCCTGGATGAGCTTCAGCAGCGCCGCCTGCTGCGCGGCCGTCATGGCCGAGGCACTCAGGCCCTCGGGCTGCAGGGTCCTGCCGTCCTGCCCCGGCCCGAGCACCAGGTCGATGCTCTGGCCGCTGATGATCGCCTTCGCCTTCTGCGCGGCGCTCAGGCTGCCCAGCAGGGCGCCCGCGTCCCTGATTTCCTGCGGGACCTTGTCGATCACGGTGGTCGTCTTCCCGCCGGACGTGCTGCGGATGGGCTGCCCACCGGTCAGGCTGGGGGACAGCGTAACGTTCTTCCCGGCGACAGTCGCGTTGATCGCCAGGTGATGCCCACCGAACTGCAGCGTCCAGGTGCCCGACGTGCTGGGTGTACCCAGGAACGACACGTAGTACTCGTCACTGCCGAAGATGAGGGAACCGCCAGGACCGCCCGCCTGACCCCCGGGAGGAGTCCCTCCAGCCGGACGCTGGCCCTGACCGGTGGGGGTCGTGGGGGCCTGACCCGCTCCGCCCTGGGTGCCACTGGCACTCTCGGCTTTCAGGATGTCGTCGGCCGCCATCTGCTGCTGCACCATCTTCAGTCCGTCCGGGGACAGCACGGCGCCCAGCAGGGTGGTCAGCGCGGCCCGCTGCGCGGCGTTCAAATCACCCCAGCGCAGCCCGGCCCGCTGGAACAGCCCGGTCGGGAGGTTCGACCAGCGCTGACGCTGCGCACTGTCCGTGAACGCGAACAACACGCTCTGGCGCTGCGTGGCGTTCAGGGCGCCCAGGAACGCGTTGGCGGCACTGACGATCTTCTGCGTCTGCGCGTCGCTGCTGGCCACGGGGGTCGTGGAACTGGCCGTAGCAGTCGGTGCACCGGCGCTGCCGGCACTGGCGTGCATCAGGGAGAAGCTCAGCGTGGCCGCGCTGAGTGCGGCGGTCAGGGATATCCAGGTGCGTCTTTTCATGGGTGGAACCTCCGGCGTGACGACACTCAGTCGCCTGCGGAGCCCATCACAACCGAAAGTGACTAAAGGAACGTTAAGAAGGGAATGAACCGCCTCACGTCATGCCGGGAGGCCATCCACGCATGTCAGGCGACGCTGTCTGAATTCGATCGGCGAAGCCTCACACGGACTCCGATTGAATGGCTGACAAAGCCGTTCAATCCGAGCGGACTCGTAGAGCTGCGTAGCAGAGCGAGTGGGAGCCAAAACGGGTTCCGGATGTGGAACTGGCAATCCGGCGTGGTTCCGGATTGCCGGCGAAACAAACGGCAGTCCGTATCGTACGGACTCCGATTAATTAGCCAACAGCGGCCACCAGTGGAAGAGTGTGTGCCGGGTGACCAGATCAGGTTGAGCTTCCAACCAGATACAGCGTTCCGACAGGGCAGCCTCCACCTCCTTGATGCTCTTGAACACTCGATTCGCAATCGGTGCATCCGTCAACTCCCACAGCCGTTCCGCCGGCTGCAGTTCCGGCGAGTACGGCGGCAACGTCACCGTCTGAATCCCCTCAGGATGCCCGTCATCCGGTGGAAGATGGAAACCAGCCCCATCCTGAACGACCAACACCCGATGGTCGGCGCCAGCGCCGACCTTCTGCGCAAACGCCGCCATGACGGCCCCGTACGCCTGTTTGTTCACCACTGGGATCAACCAGAACAAGCTCTCGCCGCTCTCCGGATTGACAAACGCGTACACATACAGCCACTCGTATCCAGGCTGAACTGGGCAGGTCAACGGTTGCCCAGTCGGCGCCCGCATGGAACGCCGGATCGGTTTGAGCCCGATTCGATGTTCGTCCATGCACCACAGAGAGACACGCGGTGAGAGACGCTCCGCCTGGCGGAGCGTCTCGGTCAGGACTTTGTTTTGAACGCTTCCTTTGCGGCCTCATCGCTGCCAGCGTGCCGGGGTCGAGGGCGTTGGGGCGTGAAGCCCGCCGCCCGCAGGAATTCATAGGTGCGCCCGAGATGGACGGACAGGCCGTACTGCTGCTGAAGCCAGTCTTGAACGTCCTTACCGGACCAGACGATGCCCTGCTCGAAGTCGGCGTGCAGTCGGGCGGCCAGGGTTTGTTGTTGTTCGGCTGTCAGGAGGCGGGGGGCGCCCTGGTTGGCGTGACGCGCGTCACGGAGGCCCGCGAGCCCCTGTTTGCGGTAGCGCTTGACCAGTCCGTAGACGGTGACCCGGTTGTACCGGGTCACCTGGAGGATCTCAGGTACGGGGCGTCCTTCTGCGAGGAGGGCGAAGAGTTGGGCTCTGCGTCGTTCGACGGCACAGGTACTGGCCCGGTAGAGATGCCAGAAGGTGTCAGCGTCATGCGCGAGAGGGGTGGTCAGAGGTATCTGTTTGATGCAACGATTATATGCCATTCAATCGGAGTCCGTATCATACGGACTCCGATTGAATGGCTTACAAAGCCGTTCAATCCGAGCGAAGTGAGGAGGAGCTGAGCGCATTGGTGGGGGAGAGGCCGCGCGTGGTGTGCCTGTGCGGCAGCGTGCGCTTCCTGGCCGAGTTCGACGCGGCGTCGCTGGCCGAGACGCTGGCTGGGCGGATCGTCCTGAGTGTCGGCAGTCACCGCCAGCGGGACGAGGACGCCCTGTCGCACCTGCGCAGCGTCGAACGCGAGGCTGCCCTGGAACGGCTGGGTGAGCTGCACCTGCGCAAGATCGATCTCGCGGACGAGGTGCTCGTCATCAACCCTGGCGGGTACGTGGGTGAATCTACCCGCCGGGAGATCGCGTATGCGCGGCAGACCGGGAAACCGGTGCGGAGCCTCGAACCGTTGACGGTGTAACGGTTCAGGCGAGCAGACTGACCGCCGGGTGCCGCACGCCCGTCACGCGCAGGGTCAGCCGGTCGTCAGGGGTGGCGGTCGGGCGGGCCACCTCGCGCAGCACGTAGGTGGGGTCGCCGCGCAGTTCCAGGGTCCGCAGGATGGCGGCGAGGTTCAACATGATCAGGCCCTCGGCCATGCCGCTGCCCGCGCAGATGTGTGGCCCCAGGCCGTAGGGGGCGAACGCGCCGGGGCGGCGGTGCTCCATGCGGCCCGGCGCGAAGCGTTCCGGGTCGAAGCGCGCTGCGTCCGTGAAGCACCCGTCCAGGCCGTGCGGGACGGTCGTGCCGATGATCACCCGCCGCCCCCGCGGCACCGTGAATCCCGCGAAGCTGAAGTCCTGCGTGACGGTGCGGGTCATGGCGGGCGCGATGGGGTGAAGGCGCAGGCACTCCAGCACGAAGCGGTGCAGGTGCGGCAGGCGGCCCAGGGTGTCCATGCTGGGCGGCCCGTCCCGGAACGCCCCGTCGGCCTCGGCGACCAGGGGGGGCACCAGTTCCGGGTGCCGCCCGACGCGGTACAGCACGAACGCCAGGGTGTTCGCGGCGGTGTCCATCCCCGCGATGAACGCCCCCATGGTGGCCATGCGCAGGTCCAGGTCCGACCAGAACGCCGGGTCGGCGGCCTGCGCGGCCAGCAGGTCGTCGATCAGGTCCGGTTCGCGCCCGGCCTGTTCGGGTGGGACGCGGCGGTGCTCCTCGATCAGGGCCTCCACCATGCCCAGGGACCGCGCCCGCGCCCGCCGGAAGCCCGGCAGCTGCTCGACCAGCGGCGGGCGCTGCCGGGTCACGCGGACCATCAGGGTGTTCTGCACGAAGCTCAGCAGGTCACTCAGGTACGGGCGGGCAGAACCGTTCACGACCACCCGCGCCAGCTGTTCGGTGATCACGGCCTTGCACCAGTGCGCCACCCTCAGGTCGTCCCCGGCCCGCAGCGGGGCAAGGTCCCCGGCCGTCACGGCCAGCGCGCGGCGCAGGTTCGCGCCCAGGTAAGAGCGGGTGAACGTGCGCCCCTCCACCCGCCGGAAGACCCGGTGCTCGGCGCCGTCCACGCTGATCAGGGAGCGCGACGTCCCGAACGCCTGATCGTTGGGCCGCCACGCCTCACGCGACCGCAGCACCCGCGCGGACTCCTTCACGGTCCACACGTTCGCTTCCGGCCCGGCCAGCACCGTGTACGTCTGTCCCAGGCCCGTCACGTTGAACACCGGGCCATGCTCGCGGTACGCGGCAGTCAGGAACGCCCGCAGCCGGTGTGGGTACAGCTGCGTGATGCTGCCGATCACGGGCGGCCCGGACACGGTGGGAATGACACGCGGGGAGGCCGGCAGGGGCAGGGCGTCGGTCATGACCCACGGTACACTTCCGCGCCGCCCACGAGAAAGCCCCGCCGGCCGACAGGCGGGGCGGGGCGTTCAGGGTGTTGGTCTTACGCCTGGCCGTACATGACGGCGCGCTTGACTTCCTCGATCAGCTGCGTGATCGGAATGTCGCGCGGGCAGGCTTCGGTGCAGTTGTACGCGGTGCGGCAACGCCACACGCCGGTGTTCTGGTTCATGATGCCCAGACGCTGCTGCGTGGCCTCGTCGCGGGTGTCGAAGATGAAGCGGTGCGCCTGCACGATCGCGGCCGGGCCCAGGTACGAGCCGTTCACCCAGAAGATCGGGCAACTGGTCGTGCAGCACGCGCACAGGATGCAGTTGCTGGAGTGCGCCATGCGCTCGGCTTCCTCCTCGGACTGGATGCGCTCGGCGGCGGGGGCCGGGGACTCGTTGATGAAGTACGGCATGATCGCCTTGTACGAGTCGAAGAACGGCTCCATGTCCACCAGCAGGTCCTTCTCGACCTTCAGGCCGCGGATGGGTTCCACGGTGATGGTCCCGCCGTTCTTGGCGACGTCGCGCACCAGGGTCTTGCAGGCGAGGCGGTTGCGGCCGTTGATCAGCATGGCGTCGCTGCCGCAGATGCCGTGCATGCACGAGCGGCGGAACGTCAGGCTGGGCTCCAGATACCACTTGATGTGGTTGATGACGTCCAGCACGCGGTCACCCGGCTGGGCCTCCACGTCGTAGGTGGTCCAGTGCGCCTTCTTGTCCTTCTCGGGATCGAAGCGCAGGACCTTCACTTTCAGTTGCATCATCGGCACGCTCGCAGAGACGGGCGCGGCGCTGGTCGGTGCGTGGGTCTGGGTCATTGAGATTCCTTCCGGGCGGCACCTGTCTGTTGCGACGCCCGAGTGGGTGGGGGTGGAGGTCATACGGATTCCGTCTGTTTCGCTGACAATCCGGAACTTCACCGGATTGCCAGCTCCACGTCCGGAGGGACGTTTCTCTCCTGCTCTGCGGGGCAGCTCTACGAGTCGCTCCGCTCGGATTGAACGGGTTTTGCAACCCATTCAATCCGAGTCCGTATCAGTACACGCGGGGCTTGGGTTCGAACGCCCGCGTGAAGCCCTTCAGGGACACGGGCTTGTACCCGATCTGCACCTGACCCTCGCGGTTCAGGTCCTTGTACGCCATGGTGTGCTTCAGCCAGTTCTCGTCGTCACGGGTCGTGAAGTCCTCGCGGTCGTGCGCGCCGCGCGACTCGGTGCGGTTGAGCGCACTGGCGGTCATGGCCTCGGCGCAGTCGAGCATGAAGCCCAGTTCCATCGCCTCGATCAGTTCGCTGTTGTAGCGGCGGCTGGGGTCGCTGACGCCCACGTTCGCGTACCGCGCCTTGAGTTCCTGCACGATCCCGACCTGTTTTTCCATGTCCTTGCCGTTGCGGAAGATCCCGACGTTGTTCATCATGGATTCCTGCAGTTCCTTGCGGATCGCGGCGGCATTGTCCTTGCCGCTGCTGTTGCGCAGGCGGTCGAACAGGTCCACGCTCTCGCGCTCGGGGTTCTCGGGCATGTCCGGGAATTCCACCTGACGGGCGTACTGCGCGGCGTAGATCCCGGCGCGGCGGCCGAACACCACGAGGTCCCCGAGGCTGTTCGTACCCAGGCGGTTCGCGCCGTGCAGCGACACGCACGCCTGCTCACCGGCCGCGTACAGACCCTCGACCGTCCCGCCGTTCCCGTCGCTGAGGCACAGGCCGTTCAGGTCGGTGGGAATGCCGCCCATCGCGTAGTGCGCCGTCGGCTGGATCGGCACGAGGTCCTTGACCGGGTCCATGCCCAGGTACGTGCGCGCCAGGTCGGTGATCTCGGCCAGTTTGCCCTCGATCACCTCGCGCGGCAGGTGCGTCAGGTCGATGTTCACGGCGTCCTTGTCGCGGCCCACGCCCCGACCCTCGCGGATCTCGGTGATGATGGAGCGCGACACGATGTCACGCGGCGCGAGGTCCTTGATGGTCGGCGCGTACCGCTCCATGAAGCGCTCGCCGCTGTCGTTGCGCAGAATGCCGCCCTCACCACGGATGCCTTCCGTGACCAGGATGCCCAGCTTCGCCAGACCGGTCGGGTGGAACTGGTAGAACTCCATGTCCTCCAGGGGCAGGCCCTTGCGGTAGTAGATGCTCATCAGGTCGCCCGTCAGGGTCAGGGCGTTGCTGGTGATCTTGAACACGCGGCCGTACCCGCCGGCCGCCAGGATCACGGCCTTCGCGTGGAAGGTGTGCAGTTCCCCGGTGCTCAGTTCGTACGCCACCACGCCGCGGCAGCGGCCGTCCTCGATCAGCAGGTCCGTCACGTGGAACTCGTTGTAGAACGTCGTTCCGGCCTTCACGTTCTGTTGGTACAGGGTCTGAAGGATCATGTGACCCGTGCGGTCCTTCGCGTAACAGCTGCGCTCGACGGCGGCCTTCCCGAAGTCACGGGTGTGACCGCCGAACTTGCGCTGCGCGATCTTCCCGTCCGGCGTGCGCGAGAACGGCAGACCCATGTGCTCCAGCTCGTACACGGCGTCGATGATGTCCTTGGCGAACACCTCGGCCGCGTCCTGGTCGGTCAGGTAGTCGCCGCCCTTGACGGTATCGAACATGTGCCATTCCCAGTGGTCTTCCTGCACGTTCCCCAGGGCCGCGCCGATCCCGCCCTGCGCCGCGCCCGTATGCGACCGCGTCGGGTACAGCTTGCTGATGCAGGCCACCGACACGTTCCCCTTCGCGGCGTACAGCGCCGCCATCAGGCCCGCGCCCCCCGCACCCACCACCAGCACGTCATAACGATGATGCATAATTATCCTTTACCACCTGCCCGCAAGGGCCAGGGTCAGATCGAGAACAGACCCACCGTGCCGAACGCGAACAGCAGCGCCACCACGGTATAGAACACACCCTTCACCCACGCCCGGTTCGGGCGGGAGCGCACGTAATCCTCGATGGAATACCGCGCGCCGTTCGCGCCGTGCATCAACGAGAGTGCCAGAATCAACCAGTCGTAGAACTTCCACGCCGGATTCGCGAGTTTCCCCACCACCGCGTCGAAGGTCGCGTCCGACTCGCTCACCTGAATGAACGTCATGTAGATGTGCCCCAGAATCAGGAACACCAGGATCAGCCCGCTGATCCGCATGAAGATCCACCAGTTCAGCTCC
Above is a genomic segment from Deinococcus depolymerans containing:
- a CDS encoding HupE/UreJ family protein, giving the protein MRRVLRSLLVVLLALIGVAGAHSLTFSQVDVHLNADATRLTVTLPRAALTHDPAALPAGTTDASLQATPLPQPVTQALTRLVTARLHVRAAPGDLPLTVTAARAAGENVTVTLTAPAATGTVTVQTDLFPDDTLHKTFLNLYRAQTLAGQYALDHDQTTATLEGPRQSTAQVVLTFIREGVHHIFIGPDHILFVLALVLLGGRTRTQVKIVTAFTAAHSVTLALATLNAVQLPDRLVESVIALSIVVVGLHDLRVLRRTSPRVAPTRDPRAALAFAFGLIHGFGFASVLREQTLPADAATWSLAAFNVGVEVGQLCILLVAAAALHLLRRAGPHITRTSLRVTATAITATGGVWFLQRLLT
- a CDS encoding DUF3500 domain-containing protein translates to MKRRTWISLTAALSAATLSFSLMHASAGSAGAPTATASSTTPVASSDAQTQKIVSAANAFLGALNATQRQSVLFAFTDSAQRQRWSNLPTGLFQRAGLRWGDLNAAQRAALTTLLGAVLSPDGLKMVQQQMAADDILKAESASGTQGGAGQAPTTPTGQGQRPAGGTPPGGQAGGPGGSLIFGSDEYYVSFLGTPSTSGTWTLQFGGHHLAINATVAGKNVTLSPSLTGGQPIRSTSGGKTTTVIDKVPQEIRDAGALLGSLSAAQKAKAIISGQSIDLVLGPGQDGRTLQPEGLSASAMTAAQQAALLKLIQDRLGILNADDLNAKMTEIRRNLAQTTFAWYGPTNGSAAYYRVTAPTAIIEFSPQSMGGDATNHLHNMYRDPSNDYGAAWTK
- a CDS encoding IS630 family transposase, which gives rise to MTETLRQAERLSPRVSLWCMDEHRIGLKPIRRSMRAPTGQPLTCPVQPGYEWLYVYAFVNPESGESLFWLIPVVNKQAYGAVMAAFAQKVGAGADHRVLVVQDGAGFHLPPDDGHPEGIQTVTLPPYSPELQPAERLWELTDAPIANRVFKSIKEVEAALSERCIWLEAQPDLVTRHTLFHWWPLLAN
- a CDS encoding winged helix-turn-helix domain-containing protein; the protein is MAYNRCIKQIPLTTPLAHDADTFWHLYRASTCAVERRRAQLFALLAEGRPVPEILQVTRYNRVTVYGLVKRYRKQGLAGLRDARHANQGAPRLLTAEQQQTLAARLHADFEQGIVWSGKDVQDWLQQQYGLSVHLGRTYEFLRAAGFTPQRPRPRHAGSDEAAKEAFKTKS
- a CDS encoding cytochrome P450 gives rise to the protein MTDALPLPASPRVIPTVSGPPVIGSITQLYPHRLRAFLTAAYREHGPVFNVTGLGQTYTVLAGPEANVWTVKESARVLRSREAWRPNDQAFGTSRSLISVDGAEHRVFRRVEGRTFTRSYLGANLRRALAVTAGDLAPLRAGDDLRVAHWCKAVITEQLARVVVNGSARPYLSDLLSFVQNTLMVRVTRQRPPLVEQLPGFRRARARSLGMVEALIEEHRRVPPEQAGREPDLIDDLLAAQAADPAFWSDLDLRMATMGAFIAGMDTAANTLAFVLYRVGRHPELVPPLVAEADGAFRDGPPSMDTLGRLPHLHRFVLECLRLHPIAPAMTRTVTQDFSFAGFTVPRGRRVIIGTTVPHGLDGCFTDAARFDPERFAPGRMEHRRPGAFAPYGLGPHICAGSGMAEGLIMLNLAAILRTLELRGDPTYVLREVARPTATPDDRLTLRVTGVRHPAVSLLA
- a CDS encoding succinate dehydrogenase iron-sulfur subunit is translated as MTQTHAPTSAAPVSASVPMMQLKVKVLRFDPEKDKKAHWTTYDVEAQPGDRVLDVINHIKWYLEPSLTFRRSCMHGICGSDAMLINGRNRLACKTLVRDVAKNGGTITVEPIRGLKVEKDLLVDMEPFFDSYKAIMPYFINESPAPAAERIQSEEEAERMAHSSNCILCACCTTSCPIFWVNGSYLGPAAIVQAHRFIFDTRDEATQQRLGIMNQNTGVWRCRTAYNCTEACPRDIPITQLIEEVKRAVMYGQA
- the sdhA gene encoding succinate dehydrogenase flavoprotein subunit, with the translated sequence MHHRYDVLVVGAGGAGLMAALYAAKGNVSVACISKLYPTRSHTGAAQGGIGAALGNVQEDHWEWHMFDTVKGGDYLTDQDAAEVFAKDIIDAVYELEHMGLPFSRTPDGKIAQRKFGGHTRDFGKAAVERSCYAKDRTGHMILQTLYQQNVKAGTTFYNEFHVTDLLIEDGRCRGVVAYELSTGELHTFHAKAVILAAGGYGRVFKITSNALTLTGDLMSIYYRKGLPLEDMEFYQFHPTGLAKLGILVTEGIRGEGGILRNDSGERFMERYAPTIKDLAPRDIVSRSIITEIREGRGVGRDKDAVNIDLTHLPREVIEGKLAEITDLARTYLGMDPVKDLVPIQPTAHYAMGGIPTDLNGLCLSDGNGGTVEGLYAAGEQACVSLHGANRLGTNSLGDLVVFGRRAGIYAAQYARQVEFPDMPENPERESVDLFDRLRNSSGKDNAAAIRKELQESMMNNVGIFRNGKDMEKQVGIVQELKARYANVGVSDPSRRYNSELIEAMELGFMLDCAEAMTASALNRTESRGAHDREDFTTRDDENWLKHTMAYKDLNREGQVQIGYKPVSLKGFTRAFEPKPRVY
- a CDS encoding succinate dehydrogenase hydrophobic membrane anchor subunit gives rise to the protein MIRARTFTDARQQSHSNAELNWWIFMRISGLILVFLILGHIYMTFIQVSESDATFDAVVGKLANPAWKFYDWLILALSLMHGANGARYSIEDYVRSRPNRAWVKGVFYTVVALLFAFGTVGLFSI